From a single Apium graveolens cultivar Ventura chromosome 2, ASM990537v1, whole genome shotgun sequence genomic region:
- the LOC141701372 gene encoding uncharacterized protein LOC141701372, producing the protein MSCISWNCRGLGNPRTIRALNDLLKDHNPELRVHFGFDSCFLVDKVGRSGGLAVLLKRSMQCEITGYSNHHIDALFLENGHASWRLTCFYGYPERTRRRNSWDLIRNLANISSLPWCIWGDFNDLLLASDKKGFIHHPQFMLDGFGRAIEDCQLSELSMSGGKFTWEKSRGYNAWVREKLDRGFANSSWWNKFPMYSFKLSHTSVSDHEPILLELLKADISKKTFRFRFENMWLRDPNFVKEVTDVWKTIPILHLLPKLFEVSSFMAR; encoded by the exons ATGAGTTGCATAAGTTGGAACTGTCGAGGACTTGGGAACCCTCGTACAATTCGAGCACTTAATGATCTTTTGAAGGATCATAATCCCG AGCTTCGAGTTCATTTTGGTTTTGATTCTTGTTTTTTAGTTGATAAGGTAGGTAGAAGTGGGGGTCTTGCAGTATTGTTGAAGCGTTCTATGCAGTGTGAGATAACAGGTTATTCTAATCATCATATTGATGCTCTTTTTTTGGAAAATGGTCATGCTTCTTGGCGATTAACCTGTTTTTATGGGTACCCTGAGCGTACTAGGCGTCGAAATTCTTGGGATTTAATTCGTAATTTGGCCAATATTTCTTCCCTACCGTGGTGCATATGGGGGGATTTTAATGATCTTTTGCTTGCTTCAGACAAGAAAGGGTTTATTCATCATCCCCAGTTTATGTTAGATGGTTTTGGGAGGGCCATAGAAGATTGTCAATTGTCTGAGCTCAGCATGAGTGGAGGAAAGTTCACATGGGAAAAGAGTAGGGGTTATAATGCTTGGGTGAGGGAAAAGTTGGATCGTGGCTTTGCAAATTCGAGTTGGTGGAATAAGTTCCCTATGTATAGTTTTAAATTGTCGCATACATCGGTGTCCGATCATGAGCCTATTTTACTGGAGCTTTTGAAGGCTGATATCTCGAAGAAAACGTTTCGGTTCAGGTTTGAAAACATGTGGCTGAGGGATCCAAATTTTGTTAAGGAAGTCACTGATGTGTGGAAAACTATTCCTATATTACATCTACTTCCCAAACTTTTTGAGGTCTCTTCGTTCATGGCTCGTTAG